The nucleotide sequence AACCACCAGAACTGCCTCGGTGATGTGTTTGCCTGTGAGGCAGAACTTCATCAGGTTGGGACTGGCGCGGTCGACGGCGTGCACGAATGTCAAGTCTTTGACAGTTGCCTTGCCGGAACCACCACCGGAGCCTTGGTGCATGTTGGACTCTTGCAGAATCTGCCATGCCCAGCTGTGAACATCGATTTCGTTCTTGTGGGCGGAGTCCAGGCTCTCACCGTCAATGCCTGCGATCTTCAAAAAAATGTCTTGTGCCATGATTTTTTTCCTTTGGTTAATGACTAGTTAGGGTTAAGCAGATGCTTTGACAGACGGCAGCTTGGCGACCAAGCGCAAACTGACCGTCAGTCCTTCCAGTTGGAAGTGGGGACGAAGGAAGAACT is from Rhodoferax aquaticus and encodes:
- a CDS encoding Hcp family type VI secretion system effector, encoding MAQDIFLKIAGIDGESLDSAHKNEIDVHSWAWQILQESNMHQGSGGGSGKATVKDLTFVHAVDRASPNLMKFCLTGKHITEAVLVVRKAGGTPLEYLKVTMSDVVITNVQPSGSNRDEALLEQVSLSFAKVKQEYTVQNQQGGSGGAVTAGFDIKLNKEA